The proteins below come from a single Deinococcus fonticola genomic window:
- a CDS encoding DUF3995 domain-containing protein, with translation MRAVRIAFLVGVIHAAFSLYWALGGTWLLDTVGQRPQDFVKSGPLSASLVLGLIALFKALAAVIPLLNAQGRLPWPKLWRGISWVGGVFLVLYGGFVTLTSLAVLGGLVNFGAYDRPAMLGHAFLWDPLFLMWGVALVWHLWQTRRNA, from the coding sequence ATCGCCTTCCTCGTGGGCGTGATTCACGCGGCGTTCAGCCTGTACTGGGCGCTGGGGGGCACGTGGCTACTGGATACGGTGGGCCAGAGGCCGCAGGATTTCGTGAAATCTGGCCCTCTCAGTGCAAGTCTGGTGCTGGGCCTCATCGCGCTGTTCAAGGCGCTGGCGGCGGTGATTCCGCTCCTTAACGCGCAGGGCCGCCTCCCCTGGCCAAAGCTCTGGCGCGGGATCAGTTGGGTGGGCGGCGTGTTCCTGGTGCTGTACGGTGGCTTCGTGACCCTCACCTCGCTGGCCGTGCTGGGCGGACTCGTCAACTTCGGGGCTTACGACCGTCCGGCCATGCTGGGGCACGCCTTCCTGTGGGATCCGCTGTTCCTGATGTGGGGAGTGGCGCTGGTGTGGCACCTGTGGCAGACACGGAGGAACGCTTGA